The DNA window GCCCTGATTTATCACTCCAACCACTTTACCTTTTTTTAACACCGGCATTTCATTAACTTCTGCTTGTATAAACTTTTTAGCGACATCAATCAGCTCATCTTCAGGACTGCAGCTCAAGTCATGTTCTCGCATTAAATCTTTAGCTTTCTTTGCAAAGAATTTTTTTTTAAGATCAAAAGCAAGTTCCAAACCAACTTCATTAACCATTTCGTTTGGCGTAAGCATAAAAAATAAATCGTTCTCATGGATATCTCCTAAAAACTGTTTATTCCGGGTTGCAACAACAAACAAAGATGTATTAGGATTCCTTTTAACTTTACTAAGTATTTTTTTTTTAGTATCATTCGGATAAACAAATACTGGTTTCAGCATTACCTCTTTTATTTTCATTACGAGATATAAGAACTTAGAGATTTATAAATATATTGATAAACTCATCAATTGGCATATCTGTTTTTACACCGTATCTTGAAAAATGTGTAAAGCAAATCTTATATCCTTTCTTTTTAACTTCTTTAAAAATTAAATCCATCGTAGGAGTTCTTTTTTTAAGCTTTTTACATATTGCATGAACATCATAAAATCCTACAACATCAATTTTCGCTTCATCTTGAATTACAGATAATTCCCCCAACTCCATCTTTTCAACAATAGAATTATCCCATAGTTGACCAAGCCATATTGGACCTGCGCCTTCAAATTCACCGTGTTGTCTTATTATTGCATCTGCCTTTTGTTTACCTTTCTCACACATAAAATAAACTCTCATGTAATGTTTAGTCGAATGAGAAAAAATAGGCGTTAAAGCTTTTTCATATTGCGCTCCTATCAATTGCACTTTTCTAATCAATATTCTAATACCTACTTCATGCATTAAATAATTGTGCAAGGGTTTAGCCCAATATTTACGCTGACAAGTTTTGATAAATGTTCCTGCAAGTGACGAAGTATCAGTTGCTGTTACTCCCAAAATCCCATTGCGGGCTATTCGTTTAATTGCCGAATCCAAGAAAAAATTAGGAGAACCAAACGGATCAATATCAATATAATCAAACCCTTTAGAATTTAATAAAAATAAATCTGCATCCAGATTAGAAACAACCCCTTTAACATTATTCAGTTCTAAGTTTTCACGGATTAATTCATAAGCTTTTGGGTTCAAATCATTAAAATGTACTTTCATATTTTTACACTCTAACAAAAACCTGATCCCCCGAACACCTGACCCTGCTAAAGGTAAAGCAATATCCATTTCACGATCCAAAGCATTCAGTAATGATACGGAAATATCCCTATTTCCTTTCATCTCAGGATTATAAAATACAGGCAATTTCTTACTAACCTTTCCTAAATACGCTTTAAATTTTGATTTGCCTTCACTGATTAGCTCCATTTTATAGATAAAGAACGCTTCATTTATAAACACAATCCTTATAAACTACCCAAAATTCATAATTCGACTATGAAAAGACGCCTGATTTTGTCCGTTTTAGGGCATGTGGACCATGGAAAAAGCTCAATGTTAGACAAAATTAGGAATACTGCTATTGTAGCATCTGAAGCAGGCGGAATAACTCAAGCAATAGGCGCATCAATTATTCCAATTGAAACCATCAAAAAAATCTGCGGTAAAATCCTTGCTCAACTTAATATGGAAATTACTATTCCGGGTTTACTGACAATCGATACCCCTGGCCACGCAGCTTTCACTAACCTAAGAAAACGCGGCGGAAACCTTGCAGACATAGCAGTTCTTGTTATTGATATTAATGAAGGCCTTAAACCGCAAACTATTGAATCATTGCAAATTTTAAAAGAATATAAAACCCCATTTGTGATTGCAGCAACTAAAATTGATCTTATTTATGGCTGGAAAACGCAGGATGGGCTGCTTAGCAAAAATATTGAAAAACAAACCCCAAACGCAATTGCTAAATTTGAAACTAAAATGTACGAACTTATTGGACAGCTGCAAGAAAAAGGTTTTGATGCTGAACGCTACGACAGAGTTCAAGACTTTACAAAAAAAATTACAATCGTTCCAATATCAGCTAAATCCGGCGAAGGTATACCTGAATTATTAATGATTGTTACTGCGCTTGCGCAAAAATATTTAGAAAAATGTTTAGAATGCAATATTGAAAATGACGGTAAAGGCACAATTCTTGAAGTAAAAGAAGAAAAAGGGTTGGGCACAACTTTAGATGTAATTTTATACGATGGAAAATTAAAAGTTAACGACTTAATTGTTATCGGGTCTACTGATAAGCCAATTACAACTAAAATTAGAACACTGCTCGAACCAAATCCATTATCAGAGATGAGAGATAAAAAGAGTAAGTTCAAAAGTGTTAAAGAAGTTACTGCTGCAACAGGCGTAAAAATCTCCGCTCCAAATCTAAAAAATGTCATTGCAGGTATGCCATTAAAAGTTGCTAATCTAAAAAATTTAGAAAAAATTGAAAAAGAAATACAGTCCGAAATTAATGAAGTGCTTGTTGAAACCGACAAAAGTGGACTAATCATAAAAGCAGATACATTAGGGGGCATTGAAGCCTTATGCAAAATATTAAGAGATAGAGGGATAAAGATAAGAAAAGCTTCAATCGGAAATATAATGAAAAAAGATGTTGCAGATGCTGAATCTAATCTTGAAACTGAACCGTTAAATGCAGCCATTCTGGGTTTTAATGTAAAATCCACTATCGAAAGTGAAACAATTAAAATCCTTACAAATCCCGTAATATACAGATTAGTTGAAGAATTTGAATTTTGGGTTGAAGAAAAACAAAAATCAATGGAAGCTAATGAATTAAATGAACTTACTAATCCATGCAAAATCAAAATCATGCCTGGTTACGTATTCCGGCAATCAAACCCGGCTGTTTGCGGCACAGAAATAATTGCAGGCAAGCTAAAAACCGGTATGCATCTAATGACTATTGACGGTAAAGAAATTACCAGAGTTAAAGAAATCCAGGACGATAAAAAAAATACATCTGAAGCAAAAGAAAATAAACAAGTGGCAGTTTCATATGAAAAAATAACAATTGGCAGGCAAGTCCTTGAAGGGGACATTCTTTATTCATTAATTAACGAACAAGAATTTAAAAAGATGAAAGAACTTAAAAAATATTTAACCCCTAAAGAAATCGAAGTTTTAAAAGAGATTGCCCTAATTATGCGCGCTAAGAACCCGCTTTGGGGAGTATGAACACACCGGCAAACTTAAAACACCAACAACACAGGCGCAGCCTTTTCTGTATCACATTTGATGATTAATAATTTAGGCCCGGGGTTATCCAGAAAATTCATTGTCTGTATATTAGTATCAAAAAATCCACTTAATCTCTGTAAGAATTCTCTTGCTCATCTAATTAATATGAGCATACTAATCAACAATGAAACCGATTTTAGACAAGACACTGGCTCATAACCTAACATTAACATCTCTGCAAGCGCAACTTTAATTATATTGTTGATAACCGGACATTTATCTTCAGCAATTTCATAAATATAGAAATTCAAATGGCATTTATAAAAATATAAACACCACTAATTGATACCCAATTTATAATAGACATTAAACATCAGTGAGATTTATAAATCTCGGATACTTTATGATATTATGCTAACTGTTAGTTCTATTACCGGATTCCTTTATTGTCCTAGAAAGCTTTACCTGACTAAAATTTTGGGATTCGTTGAACCTCAAAAAGAAGCAACAGTTTTAGGTTCATTAAGACATGAAATTTATGACAGAATCAATAAAATTGAAAAAGATATCATCTTTTT is part of the Candidatus Woesearchaeota archaeon genome and encodes:
- a CDS encoding CBS domain-containing protein, whose translation is MKIKEVMLKPVFVYPNDTKKKILSKVKRNPNTSLFVVATRNKQFLGDIHENDLFFMLTPNEMVNEVGLELAFDLKKKFFAKKAKDLMREHDLSCSPEDELIDVAKKFIQAEVNEMPVLKKGKVVGVINQGILLRQLKIK
- a CDS encoding tRNA (guanine(10)-N(2))-dimethyltransferase, producing MELISEGKSKFKAYLGKVSKKLPVFYNPEMKGNRDISVSLLNALDREMDIALPLAGSGVRGIRFLLECKNMKVHFNDLNPKAYELIRENLELNNVKGVVSNLDADLFLLNSKGFDYIDIDPFGSPNFFLDSAIKRIARNGILGVTATDTSSLAGTFIKTCQRKYWAKPLHNYLMHEVGIRILIRKVQLIGAQYEKALTPIFSHSTKHYMRVYFMCEKGKQKADAIIRQHGEFEGAGPIWLGQLWDNSIVEKMELGELSVIQDEAKIDVVGFYDVHAICKKLKKRTPTMDLIFKEVKKKGYKICFTHFSRYGVKTDMPIDEFINIFINL
- the infB gene encoding translation initiation factor IF-2, which translates into the protein MKRRLILSVLGHVDHGKSSMLDKIRNTAIVASEAGGITQAIGASIIPIETIKKICGKILAQLNMEITIPGLLTIDTPGHAAFTNLRKRGGNLADIAVLVIDINEGLKPQTIESLQILKEYKTPFVIAATKIDLIYGWKTQDGLLSKNIEKQTPNAIAKFETKMYELIGQLQEKGFDAERYDRVQDFTKKITIVPISAKSGEGIPELLMIVTALAQKYLEKCLECNIENDGKGTILEVKEEKGLGTTLDVILYDGKLKVNDLIVIGSTDKPITTKIRTLLEPNPLSEMRDKKSKFKSVKEVTAATGVKISAPNLKNVIAGMPLKVANLKNLEKIEKEIQSEINEVLVETDKSGLIIKADTLGGIEALCKILRDRGIKIRKASIGNIMKKDVADAESNLETEPLNAAILGFNVKSTIESETIKILTNPVIYRLVEEFEFWVEEKQKSMEANELNELTNPCKIKIMPGYVFRQSNPAVCGTEIIAGKLKTGMHLMTIDGKEITRVKEIQDDKKNTSEAKENKQVAVSYEKITIGRQVLEGDILYSLINEQEFKKMKELKKYLTPKEIEVLKEIALIMRAKNPLWGV